The following are encoded together in the Pirellulales bacterium genome:
- a CDS encoding DUF1553 domain-containing protein — protein MTPRGPLPVGFSLRALLVVVLVASTAKAASPIGYNRDIRPILAENCFACHGPDSASRKADLRLDRREAAVERGAIQPGKPEESELVTRITSTDEDTMMPPAASHKKLSAEQKKLLTDWIAAGAAYQPHWSFIAPARPSLPEVQDKAWPRGGLDNFILARLESLGLKPAPEADRRTLARRACLDITGLPPEPSDVEAFVADTSPGAYERYVDRLLASPAWGEHRGRYWLDAARYADTHGIHFDNYREGWAYRDWVINAFNRNLPFDQFTIEQLAGDLLPNRSLDQLVASGFNRCNMTTSEGGAIDEEYLVLYNRDRTETVSQVWLGMTAGCAVCHDHKFDPLSQREFYEMAAFFNNTTQRAMDGNVKDTPPTVVVPTAEDRQAWEKLPGELSAAQQQIDARRAAARGEFETWLAKAAPATIEARLVTAGLAFYAPLGESAGNVLAVSIGGQPRPVLLGSEPAWDTGVTAEKAFKSKADTVMEVAGAGDFERDQPFTCSAWVKVPKDNLSGAMVARMDEANGHRGWDMWLDRGRPATHIVSKWPEDAVKVVGKTALKADKWQYVSVVYDGSAKAAGVKIYVDGAPQEVEVTANSLAGTIRTSVPLKLAQRSTGARVDDLSLQDLRLYNRALEPGEVAQLATATRAAYLVAKPAEGRSPSEVEELYGWWLDAMDANYQQLATHKKELSAKEAAIKSRATIAHVAQEKSDTSPMAYILYRGDYDKRRDEVKADTPDILPAFPAELPKNRLGFARWLLRPDHPLTARVTVNRFWQEVFGTGLVKTTGEFGVAGELPSHPELLDWLALEFRDHGWDVKRFFRELVLSATYRQAATTTPEKLQADPQNRLLAHGPRFRMDAEMVRDYGLAASGLLVRKLGGPSVRPYQPEGVWEAVAMIGSNTRDYKQDSGDNLYRRSMYTFWKRAAPPASMEIFNAPSREQCTVRRERTNTPLQALATLNDPQCVEAARRLAERTLREGGDSDAARIDFMARRILSRTFTDQERPVVEKSLAALTAYYRDHVDDAKQVITFGESKPDAGLDPSTLAGWTMLSNELLNLDETLNK, from the coding sequence ATGACGCCACGTGGGCCGCTGCCCGTCGGTTTTTCGCTGCGGGCATTACTTGTTGTGGTTCTGGTAGCTAGCACCGCAAAAGCCGCCAGCCCGATCGGCTACAACCGCGACATTCGCCCGATCTTGGCGGAGAACTGCTTCGCCTGCCACGGCCCGGACAGCGCCTCGCGCAAGGCCGACCTGCGGCTGGATCGTCGCGAGGCGGCGGTCGAAAGGGGCGCCATCCAGCCCGGCAAGCCGGAGGAGAGCGAACTGGTGACGCGGATCACGAGCACGGATGAAGACACGATGATGCCCCCCGCGGCGTCGCATAAGAAGTTGTCGGCGGAGCAAAAGAAGCTACTGACGGATTGGATCGCGGCGGGCGCCGCATATCAACCGCACTGGTCGTTCATCGCGCCGGCCCGGCCATCGCTCCCTGAAGTGCAGGACAAAGCCTGGCCGCGGGGTGGGCTCGATAACTTCATCCTCGCCCGGCTGGAATCTCTGGGGCTGAAACCGGCGCCCGAGGCGGATCGCCGCACATTGGCGCGCCGGGCGTGCCTCGACATTACGGGCCTTCCGCCCGAGCCGTCCGACGTCGAAGCGTTTGTCGCGGACACGTCGCCCGGCGCCTACGAGCGGTATGTCGATCGTTTGCTGGCTTCGCCGGCCTGGGGCGAGCACCGCGGCCGTTACTGGCTGGACGCCGCGCGCTACGCCGATACCCACGGCATCCATTTCGACAACTATCGCGAAGGGTGGGCTTATCGCGACTGGGTGATCAACGCCTTCAATCGCAACCTGCCGTTCGACCAGTTCACGATCGAGCAATTGGCGGGCGACTTGTTGCCGAATCGCTCACTCGACCAGCTCGTGGCGTCGGGCTTCAACCGCTGCAACATGACGACCAGCGAAGGCGGGGCGATCGATGAAGAATACCTGGTGCTCTACAACCGCGACCGCACCGAGACGGTCTCGCAGGTATGGCTCGGCATGACGGCCGGCTGCGCGGTGTGCCACGACCATAAGTTCGATCCACTCTCGCAGCGCGAGTTTTACGAGATGGCGGCGTTCTTCAATAACACCACGCAAAGGGCGATGGACGGCAATGTCAAGGACACGCCGCCCACGGTCGTGGTGCCGACCGCCGAAGATCGGCAGGCGTGGGAAAAGCTGCCCGGCGAACTATCGGCCGCGCAGCAACAGATCGACGCGCGGCGCGCCGCGGCCCGCGGTGAATTCGAAACGTGGCTGGCGAAAGCCGCGCCCGCCACGATCGAAGCTCGACTGGTCACGGCCGGTCTGGCCTTTTACGCGCCGCTGGGCGAGAGCGCTGGCAATGTATTGGCCGTGTCGATCGGTGGTCAGCCGCGCCCCGTGCTGCTCGGCAGCGAGCCGGCGTGGGACACCGGCGTTACGGCGGAAAAAGCTTTCAAGAGCAAGGCGGACACCGTCATGGAAGTCGCCGGAGCTGGCGACTTCGAACGCGACCAGCCATTCACGTGCAGTGCCTGGGTCAAGGTGCCGAAGGATAACCTCAGCGGCGCCATGGTGGCGCGCATGGACGAGGCGAACGGCCACCGCGGCTGGGACATGTGGCTCGATCGCGGTCGGCCGGCGACGCACATCGTCAGCAAATGGCCCGAGGACGCGGTGAAAGTCGTCGGCAAGACGGCGCTCAAGGCCGACAAGTGGCAATATGTCAGCGTCGTGTACGACGGCTCGGCCAAGGCAGCCGGCGTGAAGATCTACGTCGATGGCGCGCCGCAAGAAGTGGAAGTGACGGCCAACAGCCTGGCCGGCACGATTCGCACCAGCGTTCCGTTGAAATTGGCGCAGCGCAGCACGGGCGCACGTGTTGATGATTTATCGTTGCAGGATCTGCGGCTTTATAACCGCGCCCTCGAGCCGGGCGAGGTAGCGCAGCTGGCAACGGCTACACGCGCCGCGTACCTGGTCGCCAAGCCTGCCGAAGGACGCAGCCCCAGCGAAGTCGAGGAGCTGTACGGCTGGTGGCTCGACGCCATGGATGCGAACTATCAGCAGCTCGCGACGCACAAGAAGGAGCTGTCGGCCAAAGAGGCGGCGATCAAATCCCGGGCGACGATCGCGCACGTCGCGCAAGAGAAGAGCGACACCTCGCCGATGGCCTACATCCTCTATCGCGGCGATTACGACAAGCGGCGCGACGAAGTGAAGGCCGACACGCCCGATATTCTGCCCGCGTTCCCCGCCGAGCTGCCGAAGAACCGCTTGGGCTTCGCCCGGTGGCTCTTGCGGCCGGACCATCCGCTTACGGCGCGCGTGACGGTGAACCGCTTCTGGCAGGAAGTCTTCGGCACCGGCCTGGTGAAGACGACTGGCGAGTTCGGTGTGGCCGGCGAGCTGCCTTCGCACCCGGAGTTGCTCGATTGGCTGGCGCTCGAGTTCCGCGATCACGGTTGGGACGTGAAGCGGTTCTTCCGCGAGCTGGTGTTGTCGGCCACGTACCGGCAAGCGGCGACCACCACGCCTGAAAAGTTGCAGGCCGATCCGCAGAACCGCTTGTTGGCCCACGGCCCACGCTTCCGCATGGATGCCGAAATGGTGCGCGATTATGGCCTGGCCGCCAGCGGCCTGTTGGTGCGCAAACTGGGCGGGCCGAGCGTGCGACCGTATCAGCCCGAGGGGGTGTGGGAGGCGGTGGCCATGATTGGCAGCAACACTCGCGACTACAAACAAGACTCGGGCGACAATTTGTATCGCCGCAGCATGTACACGTTCTGGAAGCGCGCGGCGCCGCCGGCCTCGATGGAGATCTTCAACGCGCCCAGCCGCGAGCAGTGTACGGTGCGACGCGAGCGTACGAACACGCCGCTCCAGGCGCTGGCGACGTTGAACGATCCGCAATGCGTCGAGGCGGCTCGCCGGCTGGCCGAGCGGACGCTGCGCGAAGGAGGCGATTCGGACGCCGCGCGGATCGATTTCATGGCGCGGCGCATCCTGAGCCGCACGTTTACGGACCAGGAGCGGCCGGTGGTCGAGAAATCGCTGGCCGCGCTCACGGCCTATTACCGCGACCACGTGGACGACGCGAAACAAGTCATCACGTTCGGCGAATCGAAGCCCGACGCCGGGCTCGATCCGAGCACCCTGGCCGGCTGGACGATGTTGTCGAACGAATTGCTGAATTTGGACGAGACACTGAATAAGTAG